The genomic stretch ATCGATCCGCGCGAACCCTGGACATTCGTTGTCGTGATCGTCACCCGTGTGGGGTCGATGTTGCACTGGCTGGGATAGTTCGCGCAGAAGCTGTCATAAATCCGGTTCTGCACCGTCGAAAGATCTGACTGCACGGCGGCAATCCGCGCACCCTCGCGCGCTGCGTTGGTAATCAGCAGCCACGTATGGAACGCCCGCCCGAACTCCACCATGCTCATGAACAGGAGCACGAACAGTGGCAGGATCATGGTGAACTCCACCAGCGCCTGCCCGGTCTCTGTCTCGCGGAGCCGCCGCAGTAGCCGCCGCACAGCCGAACGCCGGGGCGCGCCCGGCTCTACCGTTCCCTGGTCCCTGGTTTCTTCTGCCGCATTCAGCATTCCGCGGACTCCTGCCTGATGGCAGAAGGGGTGGGGTACCGTCGTGCCCCACCCCTTCCCTTGTGCTGGTCGCCGGCCGGCGTCACCGGCCCTGCGAACTAGATGCTGCCAGCGACGTTGTTGAGCGCGTTGGCGATGTTGCCGCCGAGGAGCGTGAGGGCGCCGATGCAGACGATGGCGATGAGGGCGAGGATCAGGCCGTATTCGGCGAGACCCTGGCCTTCCTCGTCGCGCGCCTGCCACGCGGCGACCTTGCTGACGGCCCAATTGCGAAGCTTCGACATGTCGGTTCTCCTACCTCTCGTTGTGGGGTCCCTGCCCCGGGTGTGTTCGCCCTCGATAGTCGGCGTCCGTCCTGCGGGCCGCCCGGCCCGGAGCCTTCCGTCGAACCTCCGCGAACCCCTTGCGGGTTTGGCCGTCGCGTCGGTCGCCTTCCGGCGGGGCGCCACCATCGGTGGAGCTACTCGCAACTTCGACGGGTCTCCGCGCCGCCATAAGCCCCGTCACCCACGTGCAACTGCTTCGCCCCCCTCGCGCCATTTGAGGCCGGAGCCTGCACCCCGGGAGACTCCCTGCCGACCTTAGGAAATGACGGCCCTCCAAACGCGGACCGACAGGGAGATGAACGATGGACCAGCCGCTCGCGGCCTCTGCGCCCCGGCGACCAGAACCGTGGAAACGTCGCGCTTCAATGGCACAGGATGCAGCGCTGGTCGTGGTAAGCGCCCTCTTCTTCTACGCGCACGGCCGCTCCGCCCTCGAAGGCCACTCAGCTGCCAGCGCGTTCTTCGCGATTGAGCAGGCCCTGCTCATCGGCATCTTCCTCACCCGCCGCCGGCCCATCTACACCTCTCCGAGGGTGTACGACTGGGTCATCGCCACCATTGGCGGCTGGTTCGCACTCGCTTCCCGTCCCCACCCGAGCGGGGGTCTGCTCGAAGGCTACGGCATCGCGATGCAGGTGGTCGGGCTCACCTGGGTGATTGTCAGCTTCGCGACGCTCGGCCGAAGCTTCGGCATCGTCGCCGCAAACCGCGGGCTCAAGACCGTCGGGCCCTACCGGCTTGTCCGCCACCCCATCTATCTCGGCCACAACATCACCCTCGCGGGCTTCCTCCTGGCCAACTTCTGGTGGTGGAACGCCGTCGTCTTCGCAACAGTGGTCGTCTTCCAGGTGCTCCGGATCCAGGCCGAAGAGCGCGTGCTCCGCGCGACCAGCGACTACGACGCCTATGCCGCACGCGTCCGCTGGCGCCTCGTCCCCGGCGTGTACTGAACACCGCCCCGGGCAATTGCCCCCTCATCCCCCGCTATCGCGCAGCGCCCGCAGCGCCCGCGCAATGCTGGCGCGCGAACTGAGCGTCGCCATCGCCAGCTGCTCGCGAGTGAGCGACCTCAGTAAGGGGAGGCCCAGCCCGGGGGTGCTTCCCAACAGCTGTCGCAACGCGCGCAGGCGCTCCGCCACACCGTGGCGGGCAAGCATCGACAGCCACGCCTCCGAAGCGTGGAGCCGCGCGGCAAGCGCCGCCTGCACGCGGTCACCTGCGGCGATTGGCACAAGCTCGAGCATCACGTCGTCGTGGGCAACCGGGTGCACATGGCAGAAGCGGTCAACGTGGTGCACCAGCCCTTCGCCAGGGCCCGCGAAACCGATGATGGCGCTGCTCCCGTCGTCATGGATGACTTCCAGCCGGACAACGCCCTGCTCGACGATCGCTACAAACCCCGGCGGTACCCGAACGGGTCGGCCAGCGCTGATGAACCGCCGCTCACCCGGAAGCTGGTCGACGTCGGACTGCCGGGCAGGTGAATTCAACGGAGCGCTCACGCCGAAATGATACCAAATCTCAGCTGGCGCGCGCCTTCTGGACCCCTCGCCTGACCGTCTCGACTCGCACGCGGGCAGCGGCTGTCTCCAGCACGCGGAGCGCCCTGCGGGCATCTTCCGCCGGGTCGCCGCCCGGCTCCAGCGGCACGTTTGGTCGGCCATCGGTAAACACCAGCACCTCGACTGCCGCCGGCTCGGCCCGGCGGGCCAGCCGCCACGCCAGCAGATATGCCGACGCGAGTGGCGTTCCCCCACCGGCCGGCAGGCGCCGAAGGCTTGCCGCCACCCGCCCGGTAGAGCGCGTCGGGGGCACGTCGAGGTACGCCGAGCGTCCGCGGGCAACAACGACGGCGACAGTTCGCCGGTCGACATAAGCTCCGCGCAGCGTGGCAATTGCTGCTCCTTTTGCTCGCCGAATCGCCTCGTGTGCCATGCTGCCCGAGGCATCGATCACGATCATCTGCAGAACCCCGGCACGTCGCCGCCGTTCACGCTGCCGAAGGTCGCTGGGCCAAAGCCGCGGCGGTTCGCCGGGTCGCCACCCCCGGAGCGCCATCCGCGGCAGCGCGAACGCGAGCGTCGCCGGCACGTCAGGCCGGGCTCCCCTGTTCCACGGGCGCGTCCGGCCAGGACGCCCGCGCGCCCGGTCAGGTGCCGGAGGCCCGTGCCGCCCCGGAAGCTGGCGGCGTGCTCGGCGCCGCGGCCAGGCGGCGCGTTCCGGCGGCGGCGCATCGACGGGCGGCAGGACGGTCTCGCCGGCGTCCCCGGCGCCCTCGGGGGCCCCGTCCCCTTCGCTCGATTCCTGCGGACGGTCCGCAGCTGGCGGCGGACTCGGCGGTTCGACGGGCACGGCACGCGGGCCGAAGACCCACCGGGCGAGAACCGAGGCCGGGTCCAGGCCCAGCCTCGATGCGGCCAGGGCAGCCCGGGCTGCCCGGTACTCCAGCTCATGGTCGGCAAGCCCGAAATCCCGGGCCATGGCGGTCGCCAGCCTGGCTGCCTCTTCCGCGGAAAGCAACGCCCCTGCCGCGGTCCCGGCGGGGCCGTCCGACAGCCGGAGGTTCTCGCCGTCCAGATTGGCCGCGGCGGCCCCCTGCGGAACCTGGACAGCAACGACCAGGGCACACCGCGACGCCAGGGCCGGAGGCACCGAGCCGACCACCGCTAGCGCCGGGGCGCGCCGCAGCAGCGCCGCGCTGGCCGGGTCAAGCTCTCCCCAGGCTGCAGCGCGAACGAGGCGGTCGCTGCCGGTCACCTCAACCGCAGCGAGGGATTCGGGAGTGTCGGCCGGCCCCACGCGCACAATCCGCCTCCGGCCCTGCAGGCGGCGACCAATCGCGGCGAACGCCTGCTCGCACCCCCAGGCATCCCCGGCCAAAACCAGCCCAACTTCAGGGTCGGCCGCGAATACCGCCAGGGCCTCGTCGACTCCGCCGTCCCAATCGGCGGGATTCACTCCGCCAGCCCCAGCGCAGCGAGGGTCTCTCGGAGCCGATTGTCGACACTTTCGGGGGTGTCGAACGGTTCACGCCGCATCCGGTGGCGCAGCGCCATTGCCGCCACGGCTGCGACGTCTGCAGGCGCCGCCTCCTCCCTGCCCTCCAGGGCTGCCCGGGCCCGGGCCGCGCGGGCGAGCACAATTTCGCCACGGTGCCCCGTCGCACCCGAACTGACGACGACATTGACCACCGCCTCCAGCGCCGGCGGTGGAAGCGCAACCGTACTGACGCGTTCCCGCGCGAGACGCACCCGTTCTGCCAGTTCGCGCTCCGCCTCTCGGAACCGCTGAGCGAAGCCCACGGGGTCGTCGGTAAACGCAAGCCGGCGAAGGACGATCTCCCTCCGGGTCTCCAGGTCGGTGATGGTGCGCACCCATGTGGCCAGGCCGAAGCGGTCCTCCAGCTGCGGGCGAAGGTCGCCCTCCTCCGGGTTTCCAGAGCCCACCAGCACAAACCTCGCCGGGTGCGTCACGCTCAGCCCGTCCCGCTCCACGTGGTTCACCCCGCTGGCCGCAACGTCAAGCAGCAGGTCCACCAGGTAGTCGTCGAGCAGGTTGACCTCGTCGATGTACAGGAAGCCCTGGTCCGCCTCGGCCAGCAGCCCTGGCGCGAACCGCTTCTCGCCCCGCACCAGCGCGGCTTCCAGGTCGAGTCCTCCAAGCACACGGTCGTCACTCGCCCCCAGCGGCAGCGTAACGACCGGTGCGGCGATATTCGCCAGCCTCAACATCTCGCCCAGGGCACGCACCGTCGTCGATTTCCCGGTGCCCCGGTCGCCGAGTGCGAGCAATCCGCCGATTTGCGGGTCGACTGCATTCAGCAGCAGGCCCAGCTTCAGCTCCTCCTGCCCGAGAATCGCCGAAAAGGGAAAATAAACTCCCTCCGCTCCGCCGCTAGCCTGCATGGAGAGCAACCCCTTCGATGGCGTCGTCGAGAGCTGCGACAGCCGTTTCGAGACGCTCGAGCACCTCTGCTGGGGCATCCCAGGTACCGCGCCGCGCCGCCTCGATCAGCCGCTCGCCCATGCGGCGGACAGCCAGGGGATTCTCCCGGGCCATCCGCTCCCGGAGTTCGTCGTCGAGCAAATATGTCTCCGCAACCTCGGTAAAGAGCCTCCCGTCAAGCGCTGAAGTCGTCGCCGACCAGCCGAACGTGTTGTCCAGGCGGGTGGCGACCTGTGCGACTCCGCTGTAGCCATGCTCGAGCAGCGCCTCCCGCCACTTCGGATTCAGGAGACGCGTCTTCGTTTCCAGCCAGAGCGCCTCGCGCAGCGTGCGAACCCGCCCGTCTCGCCGGAACGTGTCCGCAACCAGCGCCACGGGCTCCCTCCCGCTCGCTGCCCGCGCTGCGTTGGTCAGGCCGCCGAGGTACTCGAAATAATGGTCCACGTCCGAAAGCGAGACCTCCGTCGAATCAACGTTCTGGAAGGTCGTTTCCACCGTACCGAGCAGCTCGCGGAATACCGCCGGTAGAGTTCGCGAAGCATGGCGCTCCCCATAGGCGAACGCCATCGAGTCGGAGAACACCTCGGCCAGCTGGTCGGCATCTTCCCACTGCGACGAGAGCACCACGTCGTTTACGC from Tepidiforma thermophila encodes the following:
- a CDS encoding VWA domain-containing protein, whose protein sequence is MNPADWDGGVDEALAVFAADPEVGLVLAGDAWGCEQAFAAIGRRLQGRRRIVRVGPADTPESLAAVEVTGSDRLVRAAAWGELDPASAALLRRAPALAVVGSVPPALASRCALVVAVQVPQGAAAANLDGENLRLSDGPAGTAAGALLSAEEAARLATAMARDFGLADHELEYRAARAALAASRLGLDPASVLARWVFGPRAVPVEPPSPPPAADRPQESSEGDGAPEGAGDAGETVLPPVDAPPPERAAWPRRRARRQLPGRHGPPAPDRARGRPGRTRPWNRGARPDVPATLAFALPRMALRGWRPGEPPRLWPSDLRQRERRRRAGVLQMIVIDASGSMAHEAIRRAKGAAIATLRGAYVDRRTVAVVVARGRSAYLDVPPTRSTGRVAASLRRLPAGGGTPLASAYLLAWRLARRAEPAAVEVLVFTDGRPNVPLEPGGDPAEDARRALRVLETAAARVRVETVRRGVQKARAS
- a CDS encoding Flp family type IVb pilin; amino-acid sequence: MSKLRNWAVSKVAAWQARDEEGQGLAEYGLILALIAIVCIGALTLLGGNIANALNNVAGSI
- a CDS encoding Crp/Fnr family transcriptional regulator — encoded protein: MSAPLNSPARQSDVDQLPGERRFISAGRPVRVPPGFVAIVEQGVVRLEVIHDDGSSAIIGFAGPGEGLVHHVDRFCHVHPVAHDDVMLELVPIAAGDRVQAALAARLHASEAWLSMLARHGVAERLRALRQLLGSTPGLGLPLLRSLTREQLAMATLSSRASIARALRALRDSGG
- a CDS encoding TadE/TadG family type IV pilus assembly protein, translated to MLNAAEETRDQGTVEPGAPRRSAVRRLLRRLRETETGQALVEFTMILPLFVLLFMSMVEFGRAFHTWLLITNAAREGARIAAVQSDLSTVQNRIYDSFCANYPSQCNIDPTRVTITTTNVQGSRGSMVQVDVAYDFEWVTPIGDIVNLVSGGTLSDLTIRSHASMRLE
- a CDS encoding ATP-binding protein, which encodes MQASGGAEGVYFPFSAILGQEELKLGLLLNAVDPQIGGLLALGDRGTGKSTTVRALGEMLRLANIAAPVVTLPLGASDDRVLGGLDLEAALVRGEKRFAPGLLAEADQGFLYIDEVNLLDDYLVDLLLDVAASGVNHVERDGLSVTHPARFVLVGSGNPEEGDLRPQLEDRFGLATWVRTITDLETRREIVLRRLAFTDDPVGFAQRFREAERELAERVRLARERVSTVALPPPALEAVVNVVVSSGATGHRGEIVLARAARARAALEGREEAAPADVAAVAAMALRHRMRREPFDTPESVDNRLRETLAALGLAE
- a CDS encoding methyltransferase family protein — encoded protein: MAQDAALVVVSALFFYAHGRSALEGHSAASAFFAIEQALLIGIFLTRRRPIYTSPRVYDWVIATIGGWFALASRPHPSGGLLEGYGIAMQVVGLTWVIVSFATLGRSFGIVAANRGLKTVGPYRLVRHPIYLGHNITLAGFLLANFWWWNAVVFATVVVFQVLRIQAEERVLRATSDYDAYAARVRWRLVPGVY